In Betaproteobacteria bacterium, one genomic interval encodes:
- a CDS encoding TIGR00645 family protein: MDKNSKLPAMKPLPSLIFMSRWLQLPLYLGLILAQAVYVFQFWSELYYLILSAFGNEAALQHILISITVEGATPPTKLNEGTIMLVVLGLIDVVMISNLLIMVIVGGYETFVSRMGLEGHPDEPEWLSHVNASVLKVKLATAIIGISSIHLLKTFINAKAYMANGEWIAQTVIHITFLLSALAIAYSDKIMSHQVKPAKPGAEH; this comes from the coding sequence ATGGACAAAAATAGCAAATTACCCGCGATGAAGCCGTTGCCCAGCCTCATTTTCATGAGTCGTTGGCTGCAATTGCCTTTGTATCTGGGCCTCATTCTTGCGCAAGCCGTATATGTATTCCAGTTCTGGTCGGAACTGTATTACCTGATTCTCTCCGCCTTTGGCAACGAAGCAGCGCTGCAGCATATCCTCATTTCGATCACCGTCGAAGGCGCCACGCCACCGACCAAGCTCAATGAAGGCACCATCATGCTGGTGGTGCTCGGACTCATTGACGTTGTGATGATTTCCAATCTGCTGATCATGGTCATCGTCGGCGGCTATGAGACTTTCGTTTCGCGCATGGGACTGGAAGGCCACCCCGACGAGCCAGAATGGCTTTCGCACGTCAATGCTTCCGTGCTGAAAGTGAAACTCGCCACCGCCATCATCGGCATCTCTTCCATTCACTTGCTCAAGACCTTCATCAACGCCAAGGCCTACATGGCCAACGGTGAATGGATCGCGCAAACGGTGATACACATCACGTTCCTGCTATCCGCGCTCGCCATCGCCTATAGCGACAAGATCATGTCACACCAGGTTAAACCCGCGAAACCCGGCGCCGAACATTAG